From Cricetulus griseus strain 17A/GY chromosome 1 unlocalized genomic scaffold, alternate assembly CriGri-PICRH-1.0 chr1_0, whole genome shotgun sequence, a single genomic window includes:
- the Lemd2 gene encoding LOW QUALITY PROTEIN: LEM domain-containing protein 2 isoform X2 (The sequence of the model RefSeq protein was modified relative to this genomic sequence to represent the inferred CDS: inserted 5 bases in 3 codons), whose product MAGLSDLELRRELQALGFQPGPITDTTRSVYRNKLRRLRGEARLRDEERRREEERPRGPSGXAEEAPLRARPAASFLRAEPGLPPPASGTAGPLGDFGASASPWAGSRGLAYPXPGRPLRRRASVRGSSEEDEDARPPDRAALGPARHCWPRPGXRPRRGCLTRSSGAAARPGLKATRTGSASAGRARPEAGRRLERCLSRLLLWASLGLLLVFLGILWVKMGKPSAPQEAEDNMKLLPVDCERKTDEFCQAKQKAALLELLHELYNFLAIQAGNFECGNPEKLKSKCIPVLEAQEYIANVTSSPSARFEAALTWILSSNKDVGIWLKGEDPSELVTTVDQVVCLESARPRMGVGCRLSRALLTAVTHVLIFFWCLAFLWGLLILLKYRWRKLEEEEQAMYEMVKKIIDVVQDHYVDWEQDMERYPYVGILHVRDTLIPPQSRRRMKRVWDRAVEFLASSESRIQTESHRVAGEDMLVWRWTKPSSFSDSER is encoded by the exons ATGGCCGGCCTGTCGGACCTGGAGCTGCGGCGGGAGCTGCAGGCCCTGGGCTTCCAGCCAGGCCCCATCACCGACACCACGCGGAGCGTCTACCGCAACAAGCTGCGCCGCCTGCGGGGCGAGGCCCGGCTGCGCGACGAGGAGCGGCGGCGGGAGGAGGAGCGGCCTCGGGGCCCGAGCGG TGCGGAGGAGGCGCCGCTGCGCGCGCGGCCCGCCGCGTCCTTCCTGCGGGCGGAGCCCGGGCTGCCGCCACCGGCCTCGGGCACCGCCGGGCCTCTCGGCGACTTCGGGGCCTCGGCCTCTCCCTGGGCCGGAAGCCGCGGCCTCGCCTACCC GCCCGGCCGGCCGCTGCGGCGCCGCGCCTCGGTCCGCGGCAGCTCCGAGGAGGACGAGGATGCGCGGCCGCCCGACAGGGCCGCCCTGGGCCCGGCCCGCCACTGCTGGCCCCGGCCCG CCCGGCCTCGGCGCGGCTGCCTAACGCGCTCCTCGGGCGCCGCCGCGCGCCCCGGCCTGAAGGCCACGCGGACGGGCTCTGCGAGCGCGGGGCGCGCCCGACCCGAGGCGGGCCGGCGGCTGGAGCGCTGCCTGTCCCGGCTCCTgctctgggccagcctggggCTGCTGCTCGTCTTCCTGGGCATCCTCTGGGTGAAGATGGGCAAGCCCTCGGCGCCGCAGGAGGCGGAGGACAACA TGAAATTGTTGCCGGTGGACTGTGAGAGAAAAACAGATGAG TTCTGCCAGGCCAAGCAGAAGGCAGCCTTGCTGGAGCTGTTGCATGAGCTGTACAACTTCCTGGCCATCCAAGCAG GTAATTTTGAGTGTGGCAATCCAGAGAAGCTAAAAAGCAAATGCATTCCTGTCCTGGAGGCTCAGGAGTACATCGCT AACGTGACCAGCAGCCCCTCGGCAAGGTTTGAGGCCGCGCTCACCTGGATACTGAGCAGCAATAAGGATGTGGGCATCTG GTTGAAAGGGGAAGACCCATCTGAGCTGGTGACAACAGTGGACCAAGTGGTCTGCCTGGAGTCTGCCCGGCCCCGAATGGGCGTAGGCTGCCGCCTGAGCCGGGCCCTGCTCACCGCTGTCACCCACGTGCTCATCTTCTTCTGGT GCCTGGCTTTCCTGTGGggcctcctgatcctcctgaagTACAGATGGCGAAAGCTAGAAGAAGAAGAGCAGGCCATGTACGAGATGGTGAAGAAGATTATAG ACGTGGTCCAGGACCACTATGTGGACTGGGAGCAGGACATGGAGCGCTACCCATATGTGGGCATCCTTCACGTGCGAGACACCCTCATCCCCCCACAGAGCCG ACGGCGTATGAAGCGAGTGTGGGACCGTGCTGTAGAATTCCTGGCTTCCAGTGAATCCCGGATCCAGACTGAATCCCACCGTGTGGCGGGGGAGGACATGCTGGTGTGGAGATGGACAaagccttcttccttctctgactCAGAGCGATAG
- the LOC118239606 gene encoding uncharacterized protein LOC118239606 isoform X2, with amino-acid sequence MCQKDEGDCTRRPQHGHPPGGRLYPQSSACQSTRRETVPAVLSVDIHPEGDCTRSPQRGHPPGGRLYPQSSAWTSTRRETVPADLSVDTHPEGDCTHSPQHANPPGGRLYPQSSAWTSTRRETVPADLSVDTHPEGDCTRSPQRGHPPGGRLYPQTSAWTSTRRETIPADLSVDIHPEGDCTRSPQRGHPPGGRLYPQTSAWTSTRRETVPTVLSMDIHPEGDCTHSPQRGHPPGGRLYPQSSACQSTQELCAAFQRLCSPRSFSI; translated from the exons ATGTGTCAAAAGGATGAGGGAGACTGTACCCGCAGACCTCAGCATGGACATCCACCCGGAGGGAGACTGTACCCACAGTCCTCAGCATGCCAATCCACCCGGAGGGAGACTGTACCCGCAGTCCTCAGCGTGGACATCCACCCGGAGGGAGACTGTACCCGCAGTCCTCAGCGTGGACATCCACCCGGAGGGAGACTGTACCCGCAGTCCTCAGCGTGGACATCCACCCGGAGGGAGACTGTACCCGCAGACCTCAGCGTGGACACCCACCCGGAGGGAGACTGTACCCACAGTCCTCAGCATGCCAATCCACCCGGAGGGAGACTGTACCCGCAGTCCTCAGCATGGACATCCACCCGGAGGGAGACTGTACCCGCAGACCTCAGCGTGGACACCCACCCGGAGGGAGACTGTACCCGCAGTCCTCAGCGTGGACACCCACCCGGAGGGAGACTGTACCCGCAGACCTCAGCGTGGACATCCACCCGGAGGGAGACTATACCCGCAGACCTCAGCGTGGACATCCACCCGGAGGGAGACTGTACCCGCAGTCCTCAGCGTGGACACCCACCCGGAGGGAGACTGTACCCGCAGACCTCAGCGTGGACATCCACCCGGAGGGAGACTGTACCCACAGTCCTCAGCATGGACATCCACCCGGAGGGAGACTGTACCCACAGTCCTCAGCGTGGACATCCACCCGGAGGGAGACTGTACCCACAGTCCTCAGCATGCCAATCCACCCAGGAGCTCTGTGCTGCCTTCCAGAGGCTCTGCTCACCAAGAAG CTTCTCAATTTGA